GGCGATCGGCAGGCCGGCGCTGACACTGGAGCCGAAGGATCTGGCAAGGGATGGCACGCGCAAACCGGCGGCGAAGCCGGCGCGCTCGGGTGGCGTCAAGCAGGCGTCGAAGCCGGGCCGGCAGAGGAAGTAGGCCAGTCAGCCGCGAGCCAGAGGCGGCGAACAGCCGGGTCAGTCTGGCATGAAGCCGGTGCGCAAGGCATGCGCCCATTCCGGACGGTCGCCCTCGGCGGCGCGATTGGCCGCGGCTTCATGGTCGTAGGTTACGGCGAGGGCATCGATGCCGACGACCGCGCCTTCCGCGTCGATCTCGGCGAGGCCGTAGCGCGCCAGCGGCGAGCCCTGCTCGGAGACATGAGCGGGGGCGGTGTCGTCACCGTAGGCCGGAATGCCGACGCTGCCCGGATTGAACAGCAGGCGCCCGTCGGAAAGCCTGACGAGATCGGCGCGGTGACTGTGGCCGGCGAGCAGCAGCCGATACTTCGGATCGATCCGCCTGAGGCGGCTTTCGATGACTTTCAGCGGCGCGCGGATGAGCTGGCCTTCGTCGATAACCTCGGAGAGGTAGCGCTCGTCGTGATCGGGGCGGGCGTGGAAGGCGAGCACCGATGGGGCGATTTCCAGCCTCAGCGGCAGCGCGGCCAGCCAATCGCGCTGGGCCGGCGTCAGGCGATCATGGGCGAAGCGGTCGGACGGGCCCATGTCGGCGAGCGGGTCGGTGGCGACGCGGCGGTCATGGTTGCCGCGCACCGTCGGCCAGCCAAGGGCCTGCAGCGTCTCTGCCGTTTCGCCGGGCCAGAGCGGACCGGAGACGAGGTCGCCGAGATTGACGACGAGATCGGCGCCGCCACGGCGGGCGAGGTCGGCGAGCACCGCTTCGAGCGCAAGGATGTTGCCGTGGATGTCGGCGAGGACGGCAATGCGCATCCTCAGGCCTCGTCGCGGAGGCGCTCGAGCGCAGGCAGTTCCTTTGCCGCCGTGATGATCGAATCGAGCAGGCCTGGGAAGCGGCTGTCGAGGTCGTCGCGGCGTAGCGAGATCAGCCGGCTGGTGCCGGAGACCTCGGTGCGGGTAATGCCGGCCTCGCGCAGCTTGGCGAGGTGGTAGGACAGGTTGGTCTTGGAACCGAACTCGGAAAACTGGCCGCAGCTCATCGCCACACCCTCGTTGCGGGCGAGATAGCCGACGACGGCAAGGCGGGTCTGGTCGCCAAGCACTGACAGCACGTTGGCGAGGCTGATCTGATCGAGATTGGGATGTGGCAAGGACATGGTCGGAAGGTAGCTGTGCGGTTGCGGCGGTTCAAGGCTCGGTGCCAGCTGCTGACACCAGGCTGGCAGGAGCCGACGAGTTGCAGATTGACATGCCGTGACGGGAAGTTCAATAGTTCAATATATTTTGAACTAAGGACCCTGTCATGGACAAGCGCCTTATCTGGCTGGCGATCGGCTCGTTCGCGATGAGCACCGTCGGCTTTGTGTTTTCCAGCCTGCTGCCGGCGATTGCCGGCGACGCGCATGTTTCGATACCGGTCGCGGGTTACCTGATCATGGCGTTCTCGCTCGCTTATGCGATCGGCGCGCCCGTATTGTCGGCGCTGGCCGGCGAGATCGATCGCCGTCGCGTGCTTGCTGCAACCATGCTGGTGTTCGTCGCCGGCAACATCATCGCCGCGATGAGCAGCTCCTTTGCCGGGCTTCTGGCCGCGCAGGTCGTAATGGGCATGTCGGCCGGGCTTTATGCCGCCACCGCGCAGGCGACTGCCGTGTCGCTGGCCGGGCCCGAGCACCGAGCGCGGGCGATTGCGGTCGTCGTCGGCGGCACGACATTCGCCGTGGCGCTGGGGGCGCCTATTGGTTCGCTGATCGCCACAATGTGGGGCTGGCGCGGCACTTTCGTCGCCATAGCCCTGCTCGGCATCTCCTGTGCGGCGATCCTGTGGGTGCGGCTGCCCCGCGGCTCGCGCGGCATCAAACTGACGCTTGCCGAGCGCTTCACCGCCATTGCCCGGCCGGGCATCCTGCCGTCGCTGTTGGTGACGTTGCTCTATCTCGCCGGCGGCTTCACGGTGATCTCCTACATCGCGCCGCTGGCCCTGGAAGGTGCGGGGCTGCCGGAGATCGCTCTTCCGGGCATGCTGCTGGCCTTCGGCGTCGGCGCCGTTGTAGGCAATCTGTCGAGCGGTTATCTCGCCGACCGTATCGGCGCGACGCGCATGGTGGTGATTTCGCTGTTGATGTCGTCGGGCTTCTGCATCGCCATTGCGCTGACCTTGAAGCTCTTGCCGCACCATGTCGCCGGCCCGGTGCTGATCGCGTTGATGGTGCCGTGGGGCATCATCGGCTGGGCATTCCCACCGGCGCAGGCAAGCCGCATCGTCGGCTTCGGCCCGGAGATCGCGCATCTGACGCTGTCGCTCAACGCCTCCGCGCTCTATTTCGGCATCGCCTTCGGTACGGTTATCGGCGGCCGGGTGCTGGAGTTTGCCCGGCCTTCCGATCTCGGCCTGGTCGCGGCAGCCTTTCCGTTGGTGGCGCTCGCAGTGCTGGTGGCCAGCGGCAGGTCGATCCGGCTCGCCGCCGCCCGGTAAGCTGGCCCAACACATCCCGGCTTTTCCGGGCGGTCGAACTGTCCTAGATGCGACATCTGGCTGGCCGGGATGGGTGAGATGAAGGGCGACAAGGAGCATTGGACGCGTGTTGCCGATCAATGGATCGCCTGGGCGCGCTCGCCCGCGCATGATGCGTTCTGGGTCTATCGCCAAGGGCTGACACGGTTCATCGGCAAGGGCTCCGGCCGCGCGCTCGAGGTGGGCTGCGGCGAGGGTCGCGTGGCGCGCGACCTGAAGGCGCTGGGTTACCGCGTGACCGTGACTGACGTGGTGGCCGAGATGGTAGAAGCCGCACGGCAAGCCAGCTCTGCCGACGACTATGCCGTTGCCGGTGTCGACGATCTGCCCTTTGACGACGGCAGCTTCGACCTTGTCATGGCCTACAACGTGCTGATGTACGTCGACGACGTGCCTGCGGCGATCAGGGAAATCCGACGCGTGATGAAGCCCGGCGGCACGCTGTTCATTTCGCTGGTCCATCCGTTCAGGGATCGCGGACGCTTCGCCGGGGAAGCGGCCGACGCGCCATTCGTGCTCGACGGCAGCTACTTTGGCCGCGAGCGTTTCGATGGCGAAGAAGAACGTGACGGCCTGACGATGCATTTTGCCGGTTGGCCGCAGCCGCTCGAGGACTATGTGTCGGTGCTGGAGGACGCGGGGCTGGCAATCACGGCATTGCGCGAGCCGATCCCGGATCGGGTCGATTCGGACCTACTGCGCAAATGGGCCCGCGTGCCGCTTTTCCTCTGGCTCAAGGCACGCATCCTGGCTTGAAATGCCACCCCGGCCGTCGGGTCGTTCCGCCCTGCCGGCTTACATTAGCTGTCCTGAATTTTCTTGATGCAAACTATCAGGAATAACGCTATCGGCTCGCGCGTTCATGTGGCTGCAATCGAAGCGGCGGGGCGAAGAATGGATTACTTGCAGAGACTGGCCGTTCCGTCATCAGCTATGCCGAACTGGCGCGCCGCGTAACAGCCATGGCGGCGGAGTTTGGCGCGGGCCGCAAGCTCGTGGCCTTGGAAGCGTCCAATTCCGAGCATGCCATTGTCGCCTATCTGGCTGCGCGCGCCGGCGGGCACGCGGTGGCGCTGATCGCTCCGGGGGATGCACAGGCGTTTGACGCATTCGAAGAGGATTTTCGCCCCGAGCTGTGCGTGCGGCGTTCGACGGACGCTGGCGTATTGTTGAGCGCACTTCAGCAGGGGAGGCGCTGCATCCCGACCTCGCCGTGCTGCTGGCGACGTCGGGCAGCACCGGCAGGAGCCGTTTTGTCCGGCTGTCGCGGACCAATGTCGAGAGCAATGCCGAGGCGATCGCCTGCTATCTCGGTCTGACATCCGCCGATCGCGCGGCGCTTATCCTGCCGTTCCACTATTCCTACGGCCTGTCGGTGCTCAATTCGCATCTGGCGGTCGGCGCCAGTGTGTTCGTCTCAGCCAAGGGCGTGGCCGACACAGACTTCGCTGACGATCTGCGCGCGGCCGGTGTCAGCAACAACAGCGGCGTACCCTATTCCTACGAGCTGATGGACAAGACCGGGCTGCGCGCCGAGGAATTGCCGTCGCTGCGCTTCATGACGGTGGCGGGCGGGCGAATGCCTGCCGGGCTCGCCGAGACCTACCGGCGCAGGCATAGCCATTCCGGGAGGCGAGCTGAAGCTTTCCCGCGAGGACGGAAGCCTGATCGACGGCCGCGCCGAGGCTGGCGAGTTCGTCTATCGCGGGCAGAATATGATGATGGGCTATGCCCTCGACCGCAACGACCTAGCTCGCGGTGCCGAGATTGGCGACCTCAGCACCGGCGACTTGGCCGAGCGCTGCGAACGCGGCTTCTTCCGCGTCGTCGGTCGCCTCAAGCGTATGTCGAAGATCGCAGGCTTGCGGATCAGTCACGAGGCGGTGGAGCACGCTCTGGCAAGCCGGGGCATCGTGGCGGCGGTGACCGGCGACGACCGGCGACTGATCGCGGCCTATTCGTCGGGTGAGGCGCCTGAGGACGTCTGCAAGCTGATGATTGCGGTGAGCGGCCTGACTGCACTGCATGTCGAAGCGGCGGCTGTCGATGCCTTGCCGCGGCTGGCTTCGGGCAAGGTCGACTGCCAGGCGGTGGCGCAACTTGCCCGGCGAATCCAGCAGGCCGATGCCGGGATCATCGAGGCGTTCGGCCGGGCCTTCTATCCCCGGCGGGTGACGCCGGCGGACAGTTTCGAGACACTCGGCGGCGATTCGCTTCTGTATGTGCAGTTGTCGCTGACCTTGGAGCGCAAGCTCGGCCGCATCCCCGAGGGCTGGGAGAAGATACCGGTCGGCGCGCTGGCCCGGCTGGGAAGCCAGAAGGGAAACCGTCGCGTCGTCGACACCGACATGCTGATGCGGGTACTGGCGATTCTTCTGGTGGTCTTGCACCACGCGACGCTGTGGCCGATCCCAGGCGGGGCAGCGGCGCTGGTGATGCTGGTCGGCTACGGTCTGGCGCGGTTTCACGGCACGGCGCTGATGCGCGGCGAGACGTCGAGGCTGCTGCGGGCCGTGGCGACGAATCTTGCTGTCTATGCGCCGCTGGTCGCGGGCTATTCGATCGCGCGCGGCGAGGTGCCGTGGCCCTCGGTTTTCCTGGTCGGCAACCTCGGCATTTTCGATCCAAAACACATGCTGCCCTATGTCTACTGGTTCGTCGAAGCCTATGCTCAGGTGATGCTGATTGTCGCGGCGCTGTTCTCGCCTGCTGTACGCAAGCACGTGGCCGCCAAGCCGTTCGCAACAGGCATCGCGGCCCTCGTCGTCACCGTCGCAGTCAAGTTCCTGGCGCCGCAGGTCTGGGCGGTGGGCGCGGTGCAGATTTTCACCGTCTCGGACGTGTTTTACCTCGCCGTCTTCGGCTGGTACGTCTTTCACGCTCGTACAGCGCGTCAGCGCCTTCTGGTGCTCGGTGTCGCTATCATGGCCTTTCCGTTCATGGCCTACTGGGGCGGCAACTGGATCGTCTCGTGGGTCAAATTCATGCTGCAGCTGGCCTGCGTCGCCACGTTGCTCTACGCCCCGCGTGTCACCGTGCCGAGGCAGGTCGCGGCACTGGCCCTGCCGGTGGCGGCGGCCGGATATCACATCTACCTGTTTCATCGCCTGGTGCCGGAACTGCTGCTGACGCAGCTCAAGCTGCCGTGGCCTGTCATGATCACGCTGAGTGTCGCCGCCGGTATCCTCTCCGGCGTCGCTGCGTTCCACGCGCAGAAGGCACTGACGGCATGGCTGGCCAGCCGGCGCGGCCGTGGTGCTGCGCTCGGGATACACGCAGCGCCGGCGGAATAGCGTCCGCCAGTCACAAGCGGCGTGCCGAGCGGGCGCAAGCAGGGAACGAGTGCCGCCAGTTCGCGTTAGCCTGAGCGTCGCACAGTGGCGGCGTGTACCGGAGGAAGCGAAAATGGCGATCACGCAAGCACCCACGACCAAGGGAAAAGAAGCCGCCAAGGGTCTGCGCAAGGCAGCGGCGAGGGAAGAGCGCAAGGTCGAGGCAAAGACCGGCCGTGACTTCAAGAAGGGCGAAAAGCGCTTTGAGGAACGCTCCAAAAGCTCCGATGGCAAGAGTGCGGGGAGCAAGCAGAAAAGCTGAATTGGCGGTTCCCGGCCACGGGTGGCCCAAGCAAAAACCCTGTGACTTGCCGCAGGGGTTAAGCTAATTGTCTGCATTGAGCGGCTCACGCTGCGACAACATCGAGGGATACGCATATGCGCTGGAGAGGCCGCCGCCAGAGTGACAACGTCCAGGATACGCGCGGACAAGGCGGCGGTGGAGGGCTTGGTGGAGGTCTCGGTGGCGGACGCCTGCCGATGGGCCCGCGCATGTCGACGGGCGGCGGCGGACTGTCCGGCATCATCATCCTGGTGATCCTGTTCTTTGCGTTGCGCGCCTGCGGCATCGACCCGATGCAGATCCTGGCCGGCGGCGATGGCGGCCCGGTCTCCGGTGGCGGTCAGGTGAGCGAGGGCGGTGCTCCGGCCAATGACGAAATGACCCAGTTCGTCTCGACCGTGCTGGCCGAGACCGAAGACACCTGGAACGGCATCTTCCAGGCCGAAGGGCTGAAATACCAGGAACCGAAGCTCGTGCTGTTCTCCGGGCAGGTGCGCTCGGCCTGCGGGTTTGCCTCCTCGGCATCCGGGCCGTTCTATTGCCCCGGCGACCAGAAGGTTTATCTCGACACCGCCTTCTTCGGTCAGCTGGCCAAGCAGTTCGGCGCCGCCGGCGATTTCGCCCAAGCCTATGTAATTGCCCATGAAGTCGGCCACCACGTCCAGAACCTGACCGGCATTCTGCCCAAGTTCAACCAGATGCGGCAGCAGATGAGCGAGGCCGACGCCAACCAGATGTCGATGCGTGTCGAACTGCAGGCCGACTGTTTCGCCGGCGTCTGGGGCCACTATACCGACCAGAAGGGCCTGCTCGAACAGGGCGACATCGAAGAGGCGCTGAACGCTGCTCAGCAGATCGGCGACGACACGCTGCAGAAGCGCATGCAGGGTTATGTCGTGCCCGAAAGCTTCAACCACGGTACCTCGAAGCAGCGCCAGCGCTGGTTTGCCGCCGGCTTCAAGAGCGGCAAGCTGTCGGAGTGTGACACCTTCAACAATCCGATCTGATGGCCACGCCGAAACGCATCGAACTGGTGGCCGGCGGCCTGTCGCTGTCGCGGCTGGTCTTCGGCGCCTGGCGGTTGCTCGACCGGCAGAACCCTGGCGCCGAGGAGGTTGCACGGCTGATCGATGCAGCCATCGATCTCGGTCTGACCAGCTTTGACCATGCCGACATCTATGGCGGATACGCGGTCGAGGAGGCCTTCGGCGCCGGGCTGGCGCGCTTGAAAGGCCGGCGCGCCGGCATCGAACTGATCTCCAAATGCGGAATCATGCTGGCCTCGCCCAACCGGCCGCAGAACCGACTGAAGCACTACGACACCTGCGCCGCCCATATCGGGGCCTCGGTCGAGCGCTCGCTGAAGAACCTCGGTACCGACTATCTCGACCTGCTCCTGATTCATCGCCCCGATCCACTGATGGACGCCGACGACACGGCGCGCGCTTTCGAGCGGCTGGTGGCGGCGGGCAAGGTGCGGGCGGTGGGCGTGTCCAACTTTACGCCGGCGCAATTCGATCTTTTGGCCTCGCGGCTGCCGTTCCCGCTTGTCACCAACCAGATC
The nucleotide sequence above comes from Aminobacter aminovorans. Encoded proteins:
- a CDS encoding metallophosphoesterase family protein, which gives rise to MRIAVLADIHGNILALEAVLADLARRGGADLVVNLGDLVSGPLWPGETAETLQALGWPTVRGNHDRRVATDPLADMGPSDRFAHDRLTPAQRDWLAALPLRLEIAPSVLAFHARPDHDERYLSEVIDEGQLIRAPLKVIESRLRRIDPKYRLLLAGHSHRADLVRLSDGRLLFNPGSVGIPAYGDDTAPAHVSEQGSPLARYGLAEIDAEGAVVGIDALAVTYDHEAAANRAAEGDRPEWAHALRTGFMPD
- a CDS encoding ArsR/SmtB family transcription factor; the encoded protein is MSLPHPNLDQISLANVLSVLGDQTRLAVVGYLARNEGVAMSCGQFSEFGSKTNLSYHLAKLREAGITRTEVSGTSRLISLRRDDLDSRFPGLLDSIITAAKELPALERLRDEA
- a CDS encoding MFS transporter, with translation MDKRLIWLAIGSFAMSTVGFVFSSLLPAIAGDAHVSIPVAGYLIMAFSLAYAIGAPVLSALAGEIDRRRVLAATMLVFVAGNIIAAMSSSFAGLLAAQVVMGMSAGLYAATAQATAVSLAGPEHRARAIAVVVGGTTFAVALGAPIGSLIATMWGWRGTFVAIALLGISCAAILWVRLPRGSRGIKLTLAERFTAIARPGILPSLLVTLLYLAGGFTVISYIAPLALEGAGLPEIALPGMLLAFGVGAVVGNLSSGYLADRIGATRMVVISLLMSSGFCIAIALTLKLLPHHVAGPVLIALMVPWGIIGWAFPPAQASRIVGFGPEIAHLTLSLNASALYFGIAFGTVIGGRVLEFARPSDLGLVAAAFPLVALAVLVASGRSIRLAAAR
- a CDS encoding class I SAM-dependent methyltransferase, whose product is MKGDKEHWTRVADQWIAWARSPAHDAFWVYRQGLTRFIGKGSGRALEVGCGEGRVARDLKALGYRVTVTDVVAEMVEAARQASSADDYAVAGVDDLPFDDGSFDLVMAYNVLMYVDDVPAAIREIRRVMKPGGTLFISLVHPFRDRGRFAGEAADAPFVLDGSYFGRERFDGEEERDGLTMHFAGWPQPLEDYVSVLEDAGLAITALREPIPDRVDSDLLRKWARVPLFLWLKARILA
- the ypfJ gene encoding KPN_02809 family neutral zinc metallopeptidase is translated as MRWRGRRQSDNVQDTRGQGGGGGLGGGLGGGRLPMGPRMSTGGGGLSGIIILVILFFALRACGIDPMQILAGGDGGPVSGGGQVSEGGAPANDEMTQFVSTVLAETEDTWNGIFQAEGLKYQEPKLVLFSGQVRSACGFASSASGPFYCPGDQKVYLDTAFFGQLAKQFGAAGDFAQAYVIAHEVGHHVQNLTGILPKFNQMRQQMSEADANQMSMRVELQADCFAGVWGHYTDQKGLLEQGDIEEALNAAQQIGDDTLQKRMQGYVVPESFNHGTSKQRQRWFAAGFKSGKLSECDTFNNPI
- a CDS encoding aldo/keto reductase; the encoded protein is MATPKRIELVAGGLSLSRLVFGAWRLLDRQNPGAEEVARLIDAAIDLGLTSFDHADIYGGYAVEEAFGAGLARLKGRRAGIELISKCGIMLASPNRPQNRLKHYDTCAAHIGASVERSLKNLGTDYLDLLLIHRPDPLMDADDTARAFERLVAAGKVRAVGVSNFTPAQFDLLASRLPFPLVTNQIEHSVLETSALTDGRLDHAQRLRYAPMIWSPLGGGSLFTGEGAREQRVRATLSAVAAEAGVADISTIAIAWLLRHPARLLPVLGTMKPERLAGLVKALDLELDRQQWFAILEASEGQAVP